Genomic segment of Lysobacterales bacterium:
GATGCCGGTGACGCCGCTCTGCATCTGCACTTGCGGAAAGTGGATGCCGGGTTCGTAGTCGGTGAATTGCCGCGCCAGGAACAGGGCAGGTTCGCGCCAATGCAGCCACAGGTGGTAACTCGACACGGCGACCAGCATCGCGCGCATGCGGAAGTTGATCCAGCCGGTCTGCGCCAGCATGCGCAGGCAGGCATCGACGAAGGGCCAGCCGGTCTCGCCGCGACGCCATGCATCGAAACGGTTCGCATCGAAGTCCGCCTCGCGCAGGCCATCGAAGCCCGGATGCACGTTGCGGAATTCGATGTCGGGCTCCGACTCCAGTTTCTGGATGAAGTGGCAATGCCAGTGCAGGCGCGACTCGAGCGAGGCCAGCGAACGCCGCCAGGGATCCGCGCAGCGGCTGCGTTCGGTGCGGACGCGCTGAACGAGTTCGCGCAATCCGATCGTGCCCCAGGCCAGGTGGGGCGAGAGCCGCGAACAGGCCGATGCCGCGCTCAGCGGACTCGACATCTCGCGGGTGTAATGACGGCCGCGTTCGGCGAGAAAGCTGTCGAGCAGCGCGAGCGCCTCGGGCCGGCCGCCGCGTTGTCGATCGCGACAGGCGTCGGCCGGCAACGCCGGCGTCGGCCAGTCGGGAATGGCGCCGGCGTCGAAGGGCAGGCCGGGTTGCGACGCGATCTGCAGGGGCAAGTCCGGCGCGCGCATCACCTGCTCCCACCGTGCCGTCCAGCGCTCGCGGCTGCGCAGCCGCCGGACGACGCCGAAGCCCGGATATTCGGTCAGTGCGATGCCTTGTTCGCGCACCCAGCCGAACACGCGGCGGTCGCGCTGGAAGGTCCAGTCATTACCGGTTTCCTGATGGGCGTGGATCGACGCGATGCCTTGCTGGCGATGCAATCGCGCCAGCACCGTGACGACATCACCGCTGCGCACCACCAGCGGCAAGCCAAGAACGGCGAGCGCCGCACGCAACGCGACCAGTGATTCACGCACGAAGTCCCATTGCCGGCCACCGGCATCCGGCTGTGCCCACAACTCGGGCTCGACGATGTAGAGCGGCAACACCGCGCCCGCAGCCGCGGCACGCGCCAGCGGCGCATGATCAGCGCAGCGCAGATCCCGCTTGAACCAGACGACATGCCACATGCCGACAGCATCGCCGCA
This window contains:
- a CDS encoding deoxyribodipyrimidine photo-lyase, producing MWHVVWFKRDLRCADHAPLARAAAAGAVLPLYIVEPELWAQPDAGGRQWDFVRESLVALRAALAVLGLPLVVRSGDVVTVLARLHRQQGIASIHAHQETGNDWTFQRDRRVFGWVREQGIALTEYPGFGVVRRLRSRERWTARWEQVMRAPDLPLQIASQPGLPFDAGAIPDWPTPALPADACRDRQRGGRPEALALLDSFLAERGRHYTREMSSPLSAASACSRLSPHLAWGTIGLRELVQRVRTERSRCADPWRRSLASLESRLHWHCHFIQKLESEPDIEFRNVHPGFDGLREADFDANRFDAWRRGETGWPFVDACLRMLAQTGWINFRMRAMLVAVSSYHLWLHWREPALFLARQFTDYEPGIHFPQVQMQSGVTGINIPRIYNPVQQSHDQDPRGVFIRRWLPELRGVPDGFLHTPWLMGQTQQQAAGCRIGTHYPAPVVDHEIAAREARNRYLAWRRQPGMQELAESVLRKHGSRKRSVAVRRPERSPQSDLFSPQ